GGAAGCAGCTCAGGCCCTCTGCCACTGGGATCTGGCCTTCTGGTCTGAACGGCAGCGGGAAGAAAGATTTGCCTTCAATGCCGAAGAATTACGCCCCTATTTCCCCCTGGAACAGGTCCTGTCCGGGCTATTTAACCTGGCCCAGCAGTTGTTTGGCGTCACGATCACGCCAGCCGACGGGCTGGCATCCGTCTGGCATCCTGAGGTGCGCTACTTTCGTGTTGCGGATGAAACTGGTGCCGCGATCGCCTACTTCTACTTGGACCCTTACAGCCGTCCAGCGGAAAAACGGGGAGGAGCGTGGATGGATGTCTGTTTGAATCGGGGTCAGGTTGGCACAGGTGATCAGATCGCCATCCGGTTGCCAGTTGCCTACCTGGTCTGCAATCAGACCCCCCCTATAGACGACAAGCCCAGCCTGATGACCTTCACAGAAGTCGAAACCCTATTCCACGAATTCGGCCACGGGCTCCAGCACATGCTGACGCGAGTCAACTACTCCAGGGCAGCAGGTATCTCGAATATTGAGTGGGATGCCGTCGAGTTGCCCAGCCAATTTATGGAGAACTGGTGCTATCACCGGTCCACCCTCTTCCGCCTCGGTCGCCATTATGAAACAGGTGAACCCCTGCCCGAGCATTACTATCAGAAACTCCTGGCCGCCCGAACCTACATGAGTGGGACTGCCATGTTGCGACAGATCCACTTCAGTCTGGTCGATCTGGAACTGCACCACCGCTACCAGCCCGGTGGGTCGGAGACCCCCTTTCAGGTGCGCGATCGGCTGGCCCAAACCACCACTGTTTTGCCCCCTCTGCCAGAAGATGCCTTCCTCTGTGGCTTCGGCCACATCTTTGCGGGGGGATATGCCGCAGGCTACTACAGCTACAAATGGGCGGAAGTTCTGAGTGCTGATGCTTTCTCCGCCTTTGAGGAGGCCGGTTTAGAGGACGAGGCCGCCCTCTCCCAGGTAGGGCACCGTTTCCGGGAGACGGTCCTAGCGCTGGGGGGCGGTCAGCACCCGATGGAGGTCTTCAAAGCCTTCCGAGGACGGGAACCCGATACAACCGCTCTGTTACGTCATTACGGTCTGGCAGCCTAAGCTACGGCACAAAGTCAGGGAGATAGCCCCCTGTACTCTATCTTCCTGACTGATTGATGTCGATCGTCCCCTACTATGGTTGTGAACAATTTTCTCAGTCGGTTTGGGCCTGAAATTCTCCAGCGATCCTCAGAGCACTTGTTTCTGGTCGGCACTTCTCTGGGTATCGCCATTTTGATCGGGATTCCTCTGGGTATTCTGGTGACTCGCCAGCCCCTCCTGAGTAAACCTGTGATTGGGCTGGCCAACCTGGTACAGACCATTCCCAGTCTGGCCCTGTTTGGCTTTCTGATTCCCCTGCCCCTGGTAGGAGGAATTGGAGCCCGAACCGCGATCGTGGCCCTCACCCTTTACTCCCTATTGCCAATTATCCGTAACACCTACACTGGCATCACAGGGGTAGACCCATCTGTGCGGGAGGCAGGACTGGGCATGGGCATGACTGACTGGCAACTCCTGGTTCAGGTGGAATTCCCCCTGGCTCTGGGCGTAATTTTGGCGGGTGTTCGGGTTGCCACAGTGATTGCCATCGGGCTGGCGGCGATCGCGTCCCCGATCGGAGCTGGTGGCTTAGGGGACTTGATCTTTCGGGGAGTAGCCGTGCTGGATCACCAGCGGATTCTGGCAGGTGCCATCCCGGCAGCCCTGATGGCCTTACTGGCCGATATCCTGCTGGGCCAGTTGGAATCCCATTTCTCTATCCGAAGAAGCCTATGAAACTTATGTTCCGCAACCTCTCGCTGATCTGTGGTCTCCTTGCATTCCTGCTAGTTTTGAGTCTGAATGCCTGTCAACCGGGGGCACCGAATCGGATTGTGGTAGCCTCCAAAAACTTCACTGAGCAAGTCATTCTAGGGGAACTGGTGGCCCAGCAGATCGAAGCCAAAACGGGGTTGCAGGTCGATCGTCGCCTCAATCTGGGGGGCACGCTGATCTGCCATCAGGGCATCCGAGCAGGAGCCATCGATCTGTATGTGGAATACACCGGCACAGCTCTGACCGCTGTGCTCAATCAAGCCCCCCTAACCAACCCTAAACAGGTTTATCAACAGGTGAAGCAGGCCTATGCCGATCAGTTTGCTCTGGAGATCACAGCCCCCCTGGGCTTCAACAACACCTTCGCCATGATTGTGCGGGGAGAGGATGCCCGCAAATTCCAGATTCAAACCCTGTCTCAGGCAGCTCGATACAGTTCTCAATGGCGACTGGGGGTAGGGCCGGAGTTCTCCGACCGACCCGACGGCCTTCCCGGACTGATCAAAAGTTATAATTTAACATTTGCAGCAGCACCCAGGGTGATGGATTTAGGACTGCTATATCAGGCCCTGACGGAAAAGCAAGTGGATATGGTGGCCGGCAACGCCACTGATGGCCTGATTGCCAGCCTGAAGCTCGTCGTGCTGCAGGACGATCGGCAATATTTTCCGCCCTACGAAGCGGTGCCGGTCATCCGCCGCCAGACCCTGAACCGCCACCCAGAATTGGGGAAAGTCCTGCAAGAGCTGGGCAATCAAATTTCGGAGGCGGACATGCGCCGCCTCAATTATCAGGTCGATGGGGAAAAGCAGGAAGTCAGACAGGTGGTCCAAGCCTTCCGCCAAGGCAAAGGGTGGTAGACGCTACCGGAACATGCTGCTGACAGAGCTATCTTCGTGAATTCGCCAGATGGTTTCACCCAGAAGATTGGCCACTGAAAGAACCGTGAGTTGTGGAAAGCGGTGCGCCTCCGGCACAGGAATCGTATTCGTGACGATGACCTCTTCAAAGATACCGCTGGACAGTCGATCGGCTGCAGGGGGTGAAAAGACTGCATGGGTGGCGCAGGCATACACCTGACGGGCACCCTGTTGCCGCAACAGACGGCCTCCTTCCGTAATAGTCCCGCCGGTATCAATCATGTCGTCCACTAACACGGCAGTCTTACCAGCGACATCCCCAATCACATTCAAGACTTCAGCCACATTATGAGCCTGACGGCGTTTATCAATAATGGCCAGAGGAGCATCGTTGAGCTTCTTGGCAAAGGCTCTAGCCCGGGCCACCCCTCCGACATCTGGGGAAACCACCACAATATCGGAAAGATTCTTGCTCAGCAGATACTCCAGAATCACTGGCGAACCATAGACATGATCGAAAGGAATATCAAAATACCCCTGAATCTGGGCAGAATGAAGGTCCATGGCCAGCATCCGACTAGCACCAGCCTGCGTAATCAGATTCGCCACCAGCTTGGCTGTAATCGATTCTCGTCCGGCTGTTTTGCGATCGGCCCTGGCATAGCCATAGTAAGGAATTACTGCCGTAATCTGGCGAGCTGAAGCTCTGCGGCAGGCATCGATCATGATCAGGAGCTCCATCAGGTGATCATTCACCGGCTGACAGGTCGGCTGAATCAAATACACATCACAGCCACGGATGGACTCCTGAATCTGGATATAGAGTTCTCCGTCAGCAAACCGTTTACGAACCATCGGCCCCAGGTCCATACCCAGATAGCGGGCCACTTCCTGGGCTAAAGGAACATTAGCAGAACCAGCAAACAATCGAAGGCGATTGTTATCAGGAATCGAAGTCAGTGCAGACTGAAGGGCCAAAGTTGCAGAATGGATCACAGAGTTCCCCCGGGCTTACTCTTCGCAATCTATAGGATGGATACAGAGACGAAACAATAATCAGGCTCAAGCTCTCAATCAAGCAAGGCCAGATTCATAGAATTAAACGTTTTCGCAAACCAATAAAAACCAAGCAAAAATCTAAAATTAATCAGTTAAGAAAAGCAATCGCAGGTGTTGAATAGTTAAGACTCTTAATCTCGAATTAATAATCCCAATCAAATCCCCAATTAAATCTCCAATCAAACGGCCCTATCCACCCCAATCAACGACAATCCCAAGTGGTAGTTTACTGCAAGTCTTGAGCAGCTATCATTCAGCAGTTCCTCATTCAGGTCATCCTTCCCGAGAGCATCCCAGTTTTGCAAGGTTGCCCTCATCCCCCAGCCCCTTCTCCCAAAGAGGGAGAAGGGGAGCCAGGTTCAAAGTCCCTCTCCCGTTCTGGGAGAGGGATTTAGGGAGAGGGCTACAAAAGTGGGATGCACTCTCCTTCCCTGGATTGTTCAAGCTTGGAGACTGAAGCCTGGATGATTAAGTCTGAATGTTCAAGAGTTGTTCAAGAGTTGTTCAAGAGTTGTTCAAGAGTCAATGATAATAGATGAGTGACCAAGGACAGCGATAAGCTCTATGTCAGGATTCCCAAAGCAATAGGCCTTCAATCTGAGATCCGGAAAATCATAAATGTAGTTCCAGGCCAGCGATCCGGGCATAAGCCCCAGGTGATCAAAGACTTGTTCAATTAGAACCGCAAGATCTAAGTTAACAAAGATTTTATTACTTCGTCTAAGGAGTATCTTCAGCAGTTCTGCGTAGAAAAGCAGAAATTCTCAAAAATGGCCCTCTCTTCTGACGCATCCATCTGGATCACTGGTCCTACTGACAGCGGAAAAACGACCCGTTTGGTGCGGCAGTTTTGCACATGGGTCCAGAATCCGACTGCCTCTCAAGCTGCGTTCGATCGTTCTCCTCTGATCACAGGCAATCCCCCGACACCCCGACGCTCGGAACTGCAGATCCTGGCTGCGGGCATGCTGGTTTTTGCCGCAACCGGAGACAATCGTCTGGATCTGACCGATCGGATCGCAACAGCGACCGCCGGAGACTGTCCTGTTGCATCCAAAACCCCCGCTGGTTTCTTCGAAGATGAGGTAACTCTATTCTGGCCCCTCCTGGTGCAGCAGCTCAATTTAACCGCTCAGTTCCCCATTCGGCTCCATCCCGAAACCGAACAGGAACTAGCCACCCGACTCTGGCACCCGACCCTGGAACAGGGTCTGCTGAAACAAGCCAACCTGGGGGAATCCCGTCTGGTACGGCAGTTCCTTGACCTCCTGCAACTGGCTGCCCTCAGTGGTACACCCCTGGAAGACATCCCGCCCCTGTTGCAGATGGGCCTGCCCACCCTGGACCTGCCCTGGGAGGAGGTAGGACAGCTCTTGCTCCAGTGGCGGAGCTGGTGCCTGGAACGGGGGCTGCTCACCTATGGCATCACCACCGAGCTATATGGGCGCTACCTGCTCTCCCATCCCACCTATCAGCAGCATCTGACCCGCCGCTACTGGGCTGTGCTAGCGGATGATGTGGACAATTACCCCGCGATCGCCCGTCATTTGTTCGAGATTTTAATGGATCAGGGCACAATCAGTGCCTTCACGGAAAATCCTGATGGGGCCGTGCGCCTGGGCCTGGGAGGAGATCCAGACTATTTGAGAAACCTGAGAACCCGTTGCCAGGTGGAAACCCTAGACCCTCCGCGAGACCGTACAGGTGCTCAGGTTGGCCCCATCGCCGTCCAACTGGTCACCGATCCCCTGTTTCTGGCCCAACTGCCTGATTTCGTCCAGGCCATCCAGAGGACCTCACGAGCCCAGATCCTGCGGCGGACTGCAGAGGTAATTCTGGCTGGCATTCAGACGGGGCAGATCCAACCCCAGGAGATTGCTGTCATTGCCCCCGGGTTGGATGCGATCGCCCGCTATACCTTGACCAATATTCTGGGTAGCCAGGGTATTTCAACCCTGACGCTGAATGATCAATATCCTCTGGCCAGTTCAGTCTTGGTACGGGCCTTGCTCACCCTTTTGACCCTGATCTACCCCGGTTTGGGGCGATTGGTTGATCGAGATGCCGTCACCGAGATGCTGGTGGTCTTAAGCCAGCGATTCAGCCCTGAGGCGGTCAGCAGGATCACAGACCCGCAACCGGGGGCAACTACAGAGTCTCCTGATCCAGACACCTCCCCCATCCTCACCCGGGATGGACAGATTTTCCCGACGATCGACTTCGTTCGGGCCAGCCTGATTGCCGATCATTGCTTTGCCCCCCATCCGGAGCATCCCCGTCTGCTCCCCGCTACTGCCTTTCCCCGCTGGGACCGACTGGGCTACCAGGCCACCACCGTCTACGAGGACATCCTCCACTGGCTGGAAGACCAGAAACACCAGTTAGAACAACGGCTGATTCCCAGCCCGATCGCGATACTAGATCGGGCCATCCAGCGCTTTTTGGGGGGTGGCAGTTTCCTACCCTATGACCAGTTAGCCAGCCTACGGGAGTTGATTGAGAGTGCTCAGCATTACTGGGAGGTTCATGCCCGCCTGCGCCAGAGGGATGGGCAAACTTTCTCCGATGGAAACATAACCCGGCCTTGGGTGAAAGTCCCAAATTATGAGACGGTGGGGCAATTTATTGAGTTGTTGCGGAGTGGGGCTATCACAGCCAATCCCTTTCCAGTGCGATCGCCGGGACTGGTCGATCGGGCCGTCACCCTTTCCAGTGTGTTCCAGTATCGCTCCAATCGCAGTCATCATCGCTGGATCTTTTTGCTAGATGCAGGTTCCAGTCGCTGGCTCAGTGGCAGTGATGTTCTATTTGGGGCTCCCCTCTTCCTCCACCAACGATCAGGACGGACCCTCACCGAGTTAGACATTCAGACAGAGTACGAGCAACGACTGCGACGGATTCTTCTGGATTTGTTCACCCGCGCCGAAGAACGGGTCTTCCTCTGCTACAGTGACCTAGCTGTGAGTGGCCAGGAACAGGTGGGGCCTTTACTGGCTCTGGTCAATGCTGCCGTTCCCTATGGAGAGACGATCGGGGCGGTTGAATCCTGAGACAAAGGGTGGTTCGATATGGGATGGCTGATCTTATGAACTTGCAAGGGGATGGTATATGGCACGTCTGGCACTCCTGAGTGTTTCGGATAAAACCGGATTGATTGAATTTGCCCGCAGTCTGGTCACAGAATTCGACTTCGACCTGATCAGCAGTGGGGGCACAGCAAAAACCCTGAAAGACGCGGGTCTGCCAGTGACCAAAGTATCTGACTACACCGGCTTTCCGGAAATTCTGGGGGGTCGGGTCAAAACCCTACATCCCCGCATCCATGGCGGCATTCTGGCCCAGCGCAACCTGCCCCAGGATCTGACCGACCTGGAAGCCCATCAGATCCGACCGATCGACCTGGTCGTCGTCAACCTATATCCTTTTGAGCAGACGATCGCCCGCCCAGATGTCACCCTGGCCGAAGCGGTGGAGCAGATTGATATTGGGGGTCCAGCCATGCTGCGGGCCTCAGCGAAGAACCATGCCCACCTGACTGTCCTCTGTCGTCCCCACCAGTATGAGCCTTACCTACAGGCATTACGGGAAGCTGGTACCCCCTCAACTGCATTCCGCCTGGAAGCGGCCCGTCAGGCTTTTGAGCATACTGCTGGGTACGATCGGGCCATTACAACCTACCTGGCCAAACAGCAATCCAGTGAGACCCCGCCTCTTACTCAGTCTGATTCCTTCACCCTCGAGGGACATTTGCTCCAAGCTTTGCGCTATGGGGAAAACCCGCACCAGGCTGCCAACTGGTATCACACAGGCAACCGTCCAACAGGTTGGGCCGCAGCCACCAAACTACAGGGGAAGGAACTGAGTTACAACAACTTGGTGGACCTGGAAGCGGCCCGCCTGCTAATCTGTGAATTTATCCAGGAGCCAGACCGGGCAGCCGCAGCCATTCTTAAACATACGAATCCCTGCGGTGTAGCCCTGGGGGCCAGCCTCGCGGAAGCCTACCACAAAGCCTTTCAGGCAGATTCCACCTCTGCTTTTGGTGGGATCGTAGCCCTCAGCCGTCCGATCGACGGTGAAACCGCCAAAGCATTGACTGAAACTTTCCTGGAATGTGTGGTCGCTCCGGGCTGCGATCCAGAAGCAGAACAGATTCTCGCGGCCAAATCGAAAGTGCGAGTGCTGATTCTGCCCAATTTGGAGGCGGGTCCTCGCCAAACCGTGGCGTCGATCGCAGGGGGATTTCTGACCCAGGATGCGGATGATCAGCCGGTGAATCCCTCTGGCTGGCAGGTAGTGACCCAACTACAGCCCACTCCAGAGCAACTAGCAGAACTCCAGTTTGCCTGGAAGGTCGTCCGCCATGTGAAGTCCAATGCCATTGTTGTCACCCGCGATCAGGCGACCCTGGGGGTGGGAGCCGGTCAGATGAACCGGGTTGGTTCCGTGCAACTGGCTCTGCAACAGGCAGGAGAGGCTGCTCAAGGCGGGGTTCTAGCCAGTGATGGGTTCTTCCCCTTCGATGACTCGGTACGCACCGCTGCTGCTGCCGGGATTGGGGCGATCGTCCAACCAGGGGGTAGCCTGCGGGATCAGGACTCGATCAAAGCTGCCAATGAACTGGGCCTGGTGATGGTTTTAACCGGAATTCGGCATTTTCTTCATTGATTATGCTAACTTTTATGAAGCCCTCCCTGATCCTCTGAGAAACCCCTATGAGCTTTGAGATCCCGGAAAATGTTAAGGTTTGGAGCCAGTTTTTCCATCCCCTGTTGATGTGGGTGGTCCTGGCGATCGCGCTCTATG
The nucleotide sequence above comes from Leptolyngbya sp. 'hensonii'. Encoded proteins:
- a CDS encoding M3 family metallopeptidase produces the protein MTVTAERIDNPLLIGKGLPPFDRILPEHIVPAITQLLTEMDEDLAHLEADMTPTWAGLMEPLQHLEERLSWSWGVVSHLMGVKNSPELRQAYETMQPEVVKFWTRLSQSPVLYQGYKALRDGDNWNSLDESQQRIIRSAIRDAELSGVGLEGETREQFNAIQLELAELSTRFSNHVLDATKAFSLTLTQREEVEGLPPSLLALAAQAARAAGQESATPESGPWRITLDFPSYGPLMQHSRRRELREQVYRAFISRAASGDLDNKPLIDRILILRQQMAALLGYASYADLRLTERMAPNVAAVETLLEQLRQASYNAALGELEDLQAFVREQDPEAAQALCHWDLAFWSERQREERFAFNAEELRPYFPLEQVLSGLFNLAQQLFGVTITPADGLASVWHPEVRYFRVADETGAAIAYFYLDPYSRPAEKRGGAWMDVCLNRGQVGTGDQIAIRLPVAYLVCNQTPPIDDKPSLMTFTEVETLFHEFGHGLQHMLTRVNYSRAAGISNIEWDAVELPSQFMENWCYHRSTLFRLGRHYETGEPLPEHYYQKLLAARTYMSGTAMLRQIHFSLVDLELHHRYQPGGSETPFQVRDRLAQTTTVLPPLPEDAFLCGFGHIFAGGYAAGYYSYKWAEVLSADAFSAFEEAGLEDEAALSQVGHRFRETVLALGGGQHPMEVFKAFRGREPDTTALLRHYGLAA
- a CDS encoding ABC transporter permease, giving the protein MVVNNFLSRFGPEILQRSSEHLFLVGTSLGIAILIGIPLGILVTRQPLLSKPVIGLANLVQTIPSLALFGFLIPLPLVGGIGARTAIVALTLYSLLPIIRNTYTGITGVDPSVREAGLGMGMTDWQLLVQVEFPLALGVILAGVRVATVIAIGLAAIASPIGAGGLGDLIFRGVAVLDHQRILAGAIPAALMALLADILLGQLESHFSIRRSL
- a CDS encoding glycine betaine ABC transporter substrate-binding protein, which translates into the protein MKLMFRNLSLICGLLAFLLVLSLNACQPGAPNRIVVASKNFTEQVILGELVAQQIEAKTGLQVDRRLNLGGTLICHQGIRAGAIDLYVEYTGTALTAVLNQAPLTNPKQVYQQVKQAYADQFALEITAPLGFNNTFAMIVRGEDARKFQIQTLSQAARYSSQWRLGVGPEFSDRPDGLPGLIKSYNLTFAAAPRVMDLGLLYQALTEKQVDMVAGNATDGLIASLKLVVLQDDRQYFPPYEAVPVIRRQTLNRHPELGKVLQELGNQISEADMRRLNYQVDGEKQEVRQVVQAFRQGKGW
- a CDS encoding ribose-phosphate pyrophosphokinase, which encodes MALQSALTSIPDNNRLRLFAGSANVPLAQEVARYLGMDLGPMVRKRFADGELYIQIQESIRGCDVYLIQPTCQPVNDHLMELLIMIDACRRASARQITAVIPYYGYARADRKTAGRESITAKLVANLITQAGASRMLAMDLHSAQIQGYFDIPFDHVYGSPVILEYLLSKNLSDIVVVSPDVGGVARARAFAKKLNDAPLAIIDKRRQAHNVAEVLNVIGDVAGKTAVLVDDMIDTGGTITEGGRLLRQQGARQVYACATHAVFSPPAADRLSSGIFEEVIVTNTIPVPEAHRFPQLTVLSVANLLGETIWRIHEDSSVSSMFR
- the purH gene encoding bifunctional phosphoribosylaminoimidazolecarboxamide formyltransferase/IMP cyclohydrolase; translation: MARLALLSVSDKTGLIEFARSLVTEFDFDLISSGGTAKTLKDAGLPVTKVSDYTGFPEILGGRVKTLHPRIHGGILAQRNLPQDLTDLEAHQIRPIDLVVVNLYPFEQTIARPDVTLAEAVEQIDIGGPAMLRASAKNHAHLTVLCRPHQYEPYLQALREAGTPSTAFRLEAARQAFEHTAGYDRAITTYLAKQQSSETPPLTQSDSFTLEGHLLQALRYGENPHQAANWYHTGNRPTGWAAATKLQGKELSYNNLVDLEAARLLICEFIQEPDRAAAAILKHTNPCGVALGASLAEAYHKAFQADSTSAFGGIVALSRPIDGETAKALTETFLECVVAPGCDPEAEQILAAKSKVRVLILPNLEAGPRQTVASIAGGFLTQDADDQPVNPSGWQVVTQLQPTPEQLAELQFAWKVVRHVKSNAIVVTRDQATLGVGAGQMNRVGSVQLALQQAGEAAQGGVLASDGFFPFDDSVRTAAAAGIGAIVQPGGSLRDQDSIKAANELGLVMVLTGIRHFLH